From the genome of Thermogutta terrifontis, one region includes:
- a CDS encoding cation:proton antiporter encodes MADESIVEITTIVALGGLGQWLAWRLRIPAIVLLLGLGTLAGPVLGLLHPDEVFGELIRPFIALAVGLILFDGGLNLRFRELRGIGGVFGRLMTIGAAVTWGLLAVAGRLVLGLTWPVAALLACILTVTGPTVIGPILRHLRLRGRVASLLKWEGILIDPLGAILAVLVFAALEQQSLNAGVWEIGIRLIQTLLAGFGVGIAMGFVMVAAFARFWIPDFLTNPISLMLTLVAFVLANTLCRESGLLAVTVTGMVVANQHKFAIRQLLEFKEALTVLLISVLFVVLAARIRWEYLQGLGWQSVVFLLLVILVIRPVAVFVSTWGKTLSWNERLFLAGMAPRGVVAMAVASVAALALSQGQYEGAEKLVPVTLLVVFGTAAVYGLLAAPLARFLNLIQENPQGILFVGASHWVRELAVVLQREDCRVVLVDSNRQNVTAARLAGLPAIHGDALLEVTRESIDYMGLGRMLAVTSNNEVNSLACMIYAEDFGRQEVYQLPWLPPKEKPRDPVSPEHRGRLLFGKDLTYSRITEIFYQGGRFKSTKITKEFDFAQYRELYGDKAYPLFVLRTGGVVFVVTDAPLADIRPGDTVIALVCPGKDPSSPQPPAAAASADGQSHPG; translated from the coding sequence TTGGCTGACGAATCGATTGTTGAAATAACCACGATTGTCGCTCTCGGCGGCTTGGGACAATGGTTGGCGTGGCGGCTGCGTATTCCTGCAATCGTTTTGCTCCTTGGTCTGGGGACCCTTGCCGGCCCCGTTCTGGGACTCTTGCATCCCGACGAGGTCTTCGGTGAATTGATCCGGCCGTTCATCGCTCTCGCGGTAGGATTGATCCTCTTTGACGGAGGGCTCAACCTGCGTTTCCGCGAGCTCCGGGGAATTGGCGGGGTCTTTGGTCGTTTGATGACAATTGGAGCGGCCGTCACATGGGGACTTCTGGCCGTTGCCGGTCGATTGGTTCTGGGGTTGACCTGGCCGGTGGCGGCCCTTCTTGCATGCATTCTGACCGTCACCGGCCCAACCGTGATTGGTCCTATCCTGCGGCACCTCCGTCTGCGCGGTCGGGTAGCCTCACTTCTTAAGTGGGAAGGCATCCTCATTGATCCACTGGGGGCCATTCTGGCAGTTCTTGTTTTCGCAGCTCTCGAACAGCAGAGCCTCAATGCTGGCGTCTGGGAAATCGGGATCCGACTGATTCAAACCCTGCTTGCAGGATTCGGTGTGGGGATTGCGATGGGTTTCGTGATGGTGGCTGCCTTTGCCCGATTTTGGATTCCCGACTTCTTGACAAATCCGATTTCCCTTATGCTGACGCTGGTGGCATTTGTCCTTGCGAACACCCTGTGTCGTGAATCAGGCCTTTTGGCGGTGACCGTCACGGGTATGGTTGTGGCCAATCAGCACAAATTCGCCATCCGCCAACTGCTGGAGTTCAAGGAAGCCTTAACCGTTTTGCTCATATCTGTTTTGTTCGTCGTTTTGGCAGCTCGCATCCGATGGGAGTATCTTCAAGGACTGGGATGGCAAAGCGTTGTCTTTTTACTACTGGTCATCCTCGTCATTCGACCAGTAGCAGTATTTGTGTCCACCTGGGGAAAAACGTTGAGCTGGAATGAGCGACTGTTTCTCGCCGGGATGGCGCCACGCGGCGTTGTGGCTATGGCGGTCGCTTCGGTAGCAGCGCTGGCTCTTTCCCAGGGCCAGTATGAGGGGGCCGAAAAGCTCGTGCCTGTCACATTGCTCGTCGTGTTTGGAACAGCCGCCGTGTACGGATTGTTAGCCGCGCCTCTGGCTCGCTTTCTCAATTTGATTCAGGAGAATCCTCAGGGCATCCTGTTTGTCGGCGCCAGTCACTGGGTGCGTGAACTTGCAGTCGTGCTTCAACGAGAGGATTGCCGGGTCGTGCTGGTGGACTCCAATAGACAGAATGTCACCGCCGCCCGCCTGGCTGGGCTTCCTGCCATTCATGGCGACGCCCTTTTGGAAGTGACACGCGAGAGCATCGACTACATGGGACTGGGGCGGATGCTGGCCGTGACATCCAACAACGAAGTCAATTCGCTTGCCTGCATGATTTACGCGGAGGACTTTGGCAGGCAGGAAGTCTATCAACTCCCTTGGCTGCCCCCCAAAGAAAAGCCTCGCGATCCTGTGTCGCCTGAGCACAGGGGACGGCTGCTGTTCGGAAAAGACCTGACCTATTCGAGGATAACTGAAATTTTTTACCAGGGTGGGCGGTTTAAAAGCACGAAAATCACGAAGGAATTTGACTTTGCCCAGTACAGAGAGTTATACGGCGACAAAGCCTATCCTCTCTTTGTGCTACGAACTGGGGGCGTTGTTTTCGTGGTTACAGATGCTCCGCTGGCAGACATCCGGCCCGGCGACACAGTCATCGCCCTGGTCTGCCCGGGGAAGGATCCGTCTTCGCCTCAGCCACCAGCAGCAGCGGCTTCGGCTGATGGCCAATCCCACCCGGGGTGA
- a CDS encoding Maf family protein, which produces MTDSHRRELVLASQSPRRRELLEQLGIPFRVVPPDDSAECGICSGENPAQFAARMAFQKARNVAQKVGRGLILGCDTVVECKGQLVGKPRDMDHAREILHLLRGTEHRVFTGVCLWDYPDCSPDIRVACTRLMMDFIPDDAIEEYLRTGLWEGKAGAFGYQDRLGWLKILEGSESNVVGLPLELLQEMLAAVEETGKQRSPGAPDN; this is translated from the coding sequence ATGACTGACTCACATCGCCGAGAGCTTGTCCTGGCAAGTCAATCTCCGCGCAGAAGAGAACTGCTAGAGCAATTGGGCATCCCCTTCCGTGTTGTTCCACCCGACGACTCTGCCGAGTGCGGCATTTGCAGCGGCGAAAATCCCGCCCAATTTGCCGCCAGAATGGCATTTCAGAAGGCCCGGAATGTTGCCCAGAAGGTAGGACGTGGCTTAATCCTCGGATGCGATACCGTGGTGGAATGTAAGGGGCAACTTGTTGGAAAACCCCGTGACATGGACCATGCCCGAGAGATATTGCATCTGCTGCGGGGCACCGAGCATCGTGTGTTCACGGGAGTATGTCTCTGGGATTATCCGGATTGTTCCCCTGACATCCGCGTGGCCTGCACCCGGCTTATGATGGATTTCATCCCGGATGACGCGATTGAAGAATACCTGCGGACCGGTTTGTGGGAGGGAAAAGCGGGGGCCTTCGGGTACCAGGACCGCTTGGGATGGCTGAAAATCCTTGAGGGAAGTGAGAGTAATGTCGTGGGGCTGCCGCTCGAACTTCTCCAAGAAATGCTCGCGGCGGTGGAAGAAACGGGAAAACAAAGATCCCCGGGTGCACCTGATAACTAG
- a CDS encoding GntP family permease has translation MVSPVLVLLCGIGLVILLIVVVRLNAFLSLMLAAFAVSLLAPGDWGEKISRATAAFGTTAGNIGVMIALAAVIGKCLMESGSADRIVRTCLRILGERRAPIALMASGFVLSIPVFFDTVFYLLVPLARSFSRIIRSGYVLSVLAIGAGAALTHTLVPPTPGPLAVAGLLGVDVGHMILMGILIGVPAAMLVFPFLNVLEKLSPLPVRPYPGEQEAPPRPDQELPPFWLASTPVVLPVVLISANTILKVLAKQNPQLGSAALVASIIGDPSLALFLAAIVAMVTTVWNRRLSLTELGRMTEEALMSAGMIILITSAGGAFGAMLRQTGISENVGRFVESQSQAGGLLLLVTGFLVAAIMKTAQGSSTVAMLTTAGIMGSLFKTPEALVQYLHCHPVYLALSIGAGSLVFCWMNDSGFWVVARMSVWSETEALKLWTVTAALAGVAAFVVTLLFAWLLPGAFFSG, from the coding sequence ATGGTCAGCCCGGTTCTGGTTCTGCTTTGTGGGATCGGCCTTGTCATCCTCCTCATCGTGGTTGTCCGGCTCAATGCTTTTTTGTCTTTGATGTTAGCCGCTTTTGCGGTGAGTCTGCTGGCCCCCGGTGATTGGGGAGAAAAGATTTCTCGCGCGACAGCGGCTTTTGGCACGACCGCCGGCAACATTGGGGTGATGATTGCCCTGGCCGCTGTCATCGGCAAGTGCCTGATGGAAAGCGGCTCCGCCGACCGGATTGTCCGCACTTGCCTTCGCATTTTGGGCGAGCGCCGCGCTCCCATCGCTCTGATGGCAAGTGGCTTTGTGCTCTCCATTCCCGTTTTTTTTGATACCGTTTTCTACCTTCTCGTCCCCCTGGCCCGATCTTTTTCCCGTATCATACGATCGGGATATGTGCTGTCCGTCCTCGCCATTGGAGCTGGCGCCGCCCTGACACACACGCTCGTACCGCCCACCCCTGGTCCGCTCGCTGTAGCGGGGCTACTGGGAGTGGACGTGGGACATATGATCCTCATGGGAATTCTTATAGGCGTACCTGCCGCGATGCTTGTATTTCCATTCCTCAATGTCCTCGAAAAACTTTCGCCGTTGCCGGTCCGCCCGTATCCAGGTGAACAGGAAGCCCCACCTCGTCCCGATCAAGAGTTGCCCCCTTTCTGGCTGGCCAGCACCCCGGTTGTCCTGCCGGTCGTTCTTATCTCAGCGAACACCATTTTGAAAGTCCTTGCTAAGCAAAACCCTCAGTTGGGCTCCGCGGCCCTTGTGGCTTCGATCATCGGAGATCCCAGTTTGGCTCTTTTCCTTGCCGCCATCGTGGCGATGGTCACCACCGTCTGGAACCGTCGCCTGTCTCTAACAGAATTGGGCCGAATGACGGAAGAGGCTCTAATGAGTGCCGGGATGATCATTCTGATCACGTCGGCGGGCGGGGCTTTCGGTGCCATGTTACGGCAAACAGGCATCAGCGAGAACGTGGGACGGTTTGTCGAATCACAATCACAGGCCGGCGGACTTTTGCTGTTGGTGACCGGTTTTCTCGTGGCGGCCATCATGAAAACGGCCCAGGGCTCAAGTACCGTGGCCATGCTCACCACGGCTGGAATTATGGGCTCGCTATTCAAGACCCCGGAAGCCCTGGTGCAATATCTTCACTGCCATCCCGTCTACTTGGCGCTTTCGATAGGGGCTGGTTCTTTGGTTTTTTGCTGGATGAATGACAGTGGATTCTGGGTCGTCGCGAGAATGAGTGTTTGGAGCGAAACAGAAGCCCTTAAACTGTGGACAGTGACGGCCGCCCTGGCCGGAGTGGCTGCTTTTGTTGTGACTTTGCTCTTTGCCTGGTTGCTCCCGGGAGCATTCTTTTCGGGGTGA
- a CDS encoding DUF3352 domain-containing protein → MRNVQELREHFEKTQIGQLLKDPALQPFVEDLRQQIQERLSGSREQLGITAEDVAQIATGEVAVGVIHKEGEEEAGLAAVITITGERQKAQDLINRIVDDVKKRGGSTEKITIRGEEVLAITMPKRPDGTTGGKVFCCLQNDLLITASNQAAIESILTLQKQKGNSLTEVKGFSAIMDRCRRDLPDGEEPQIRWFVDPFGYAEAIRTTIPPERRKQRRLQLERLKAAGFSVFQGIGGFLSFSTEGFELIHRTFVYAPPPREKSAKMFDFPNGEAFQVPKFIPRDLATIGMGYCNLLTGFDNIGPVFDQVIGEGEEGVWDEVLAGLKDDPQGPQIDLRNELFAHFGEKVAIFTAYRLPITTTSERILIAIEVKDEQATEKGIAKVFANDKHFREREHKGKVIWERKPPETRAVPRIELGGVPGLAQPEPSDSEETEPLFPNTSVTVHQGYLLIASHFDYLTEILGLQSERETIVRNPDFLEVMETIEKLGGKKACWRGFSLTDEEYRPTYELIRQGKMPESETMLGRILNTIFAPPEKGAVRKQRIDGSKLPDYEVVRRHLGPAGVFAVTENDGWFIKGFTLPKK, encoded by the coding sequence GTGAGAAACGTCCAGGAATTGCGTGAACATTTCGAGAAGACGCAAATCGGTCAATTACTGAAAGACCCCGCTCTTCAGCCATTTGTGGAAGATCTGCGACAGCAGATTCAGGAGCGTCTTTCGGGAAGCCGCGAGCAACTGGGTATCACGGCGGAAGACGTCGCTCAGATTGCGACGGGAGAGGTAGCGGTGGGCGTTATTCATAAAGAGGGTGAAGAGGAGGCCGGTTTGGCTGCCGTCATCACCATCACAGGAGAGCGCCAAAAGGCACAGGATCTTATTAACAGAATAGTGGACGACGTCAAAAAGCGTGGGGGAAGTACAGAAAAGATAACTATTCGCGGTGAAGAGGTTCTGGCCATCACCATGCCCAAACGGCCTGATGGAACGACCGGCGGGAAGGTGTTTTGCTGCCTACAGAATGATCTTCTGATCACCGCAAGCAATCAGGCGGCTATCGAGTCGATCCTGACTCTTCAGAAACAAAAAGGCAACTCGCTAACGGAAGTGAAAGGGTTTAGCGCGATCATGGATCGGTGTCGGAGGGACCTGCCTGATGGAGAGGAACCCCAAATCCGGTGGTTTGTCGACCCATTCGGCTATGCGGAGGCCATCCGCACGACCATCCCCCCTGAGCGACGGAAACAGCGCCGGCTGCAACTGGAGCGTCTCAAGGCGGCTGGGTTTTCCGTATTTCAGGGAATCGGAGGCTTTTTAAGCTTTTCCACAGAAGGCTTCGAACTCATTCATCGCACCTTTGTTTACGCTCCGCCTCCGCGTGAAAAGTCGGCCAAGATGTTTGATTTTCCCAATGGCGAAGCATTTCAAGTTCCCAAGTTCATTCCCCGGGATCTGGCCACAATAGGGATGGGGTATTGCAATCTGTTGACCGGGTTCGACAACATCGGGCCGGTGTTCGACCAGGTCATCGGCGAGGGGGAAGAAGGCGTCTGGGATGAGGTTCTTGCCGGCCTGAAAGATGACCCGCAGGGGCCGCAGATAGATCTGCGGAACGAATTGTTCGCCCATTTCGGTGAAAAAGTGGCAATATTTACGGCGTATCGATTGCCCATCACCACGACGAGCGAGCGCATCCTCATTGCCATTGAAGTGAAAGATGAGCAGGCCACTGAAAAGGGCATCGCGAAGGTCTTTGCCAATGATAAGCACTTCCGCGAACGCGAGCACAAGGGAAAGGTCATATGGGAACGGAAGCCGCCAGAAACACGGGCGGTGCCACGGATTGAATTGGGCGGCGTGCCCGGATTGGCGCAGCCCGAACCAAGTGACAGCGAGGAGACCGAGCCACTTTTCCCCAACACATCAGTCACGGTTCACCAAGGATATCTTCTCATTGCGTCACACTTCGACTACCTGACCGAGATTTTGGGCCTGCAAAGCGAGCGCGAGACGATTGTTAGGAATCCAGATTTTCTCGAGGTGATGGAAACCATCGAGAAACTGGGTGGCAAAAAGGCCTGTTGGCGCGGATTCTCGCTGACTGACGAGGAATATCGTCCCACTTATGAACTTATTCGTCAGGGAAAAATGCCGGAAAGCGAGACGATGCTGGGACGAATCCTCAATACGATCTTTGCGCCCCCAGAGAAAGGCGCTGTCCGCAAGCAACGGATCGATGGAAGCAAACTTCCGGACTACGAGGTGGTACGACGCCACCTGGGGCCGGCGGGAGTCTTCGCGGTGACGGAAAATGACGGCTGGTTTATTAAGGGGTTCACTCTCCCCAAAAAATAA
- a CDS encoding HU family DNA-binding protein: MAKDTAEKKPLTKTQLVKALAEATGLKKADVEAVLNALTEEVKKALSPRGPGAFVLPGLLKIKKAKTKPTPARQMPKPGKPDEIITIPAKPARNVVRIRALKQLKEMV; the protein is encoded by the coding sequence ATGGCAAAGGACACCGCTGAGAAGAAGCCCCTCACCAAAACACAGCTCGTGAAGGCTCTGGCAGAAGCGACCGGTCTTAAGAAAGCCGATGTGGAGGCGGTATTGAACGCCCTCACCGAGGAAGTGAAAAAAGCCCTGAGCCCTCGCGGACCGGGAGCATTCGTACTCCCCGGCTTGCTGAAGATCAAGAAGGCCAAAACCAAGCCGACGCCTGCCCGTCAGATGCCCAAGCCCGGCAAGCCGGATGAGATCATCACGATCCCCGCGAAACCTGCCCGGAACGTGGTTCGCATTCGGGCATTGAAGCAACTCAAAGAGATGGTCTGA
- the greA gene encoding transcription elongation factor GreA: MHDERIPVTREGYEKLQRELAELEDQLVEVTKRVAAAREEGDLRENAEYHGARETQGLIMAKINYLRDKIARCEIVDLSRMPRDRVAMGCTVTVRDLTTGEVIKYTLVGMGEEDFEQGRIPANSPLGRGLIGKKPGEMAEIRVPAGIRRLEVLEISYEE, from the coding sequence ATGCACGACGAAAGGATTCCCGTTACCCGAGAAGGCTACGAAAAACTCCAGCGAGAGCTTGCTGAACTGGAAGATCAGTTGGTGGAAGTGACCAAGCGGGTGGCCGCCGCTCGGGAAGAGGGCGATTTGCGAGAGAATGCGGAATATCATGGCGCCCGCGAAACGCAGGGACTGATCATGGCAAAAATCAATTACCTGCGGGACAAGATTGCGCGGTGCGAAATTGTGGACCTTAGCCGGATGCCGCGCGATCGGGTGGCGATGGGGTGCACTGTGACGGTTCGAGATCTGACCACCGGAGAGGTCATCAAATACACCCTCGTGGGCATGGGCGAGGAGGACTTTGAGCAGGGACGCATCCCGGCCAATAGTCCCTTGGGTCGAGGTCTGATCGGTAAAAAACCTGGCGAAATGGCGGAAATCCGAGTTCCTGCCGGAATCCGACGGTTGGAAGTCCTTGAGATCAGTTACGAGGAATAA
- a CDS encoding Gfo/Idh/MocA family protein: MARLHRRQFLKRSAALASLAYCAQIVPSRGETAQSKLNIAAIGVGGRGRANLDGVKDENIVALCDVDANNLAEAAKLFPRAKLYRDFRRMLDEMGNSIDAVVVSTPDHTHAPAAAAAMKLGKHCYCEKPLTHCVYEARYLAELAAEKKVVTQIGTQIHAGDNYRRVVEWVQAGVIGPIQEVHVWCAASYSGGDTPKDTPPVPPYLDWDLWLGPAPYRPYHPAYVPFRWRGWKDFGSGALGDFFCHYSDLAFWALGLKYPTSVEAEGPPPHPDSTPPWLIVRYEFPARGELPPVRLTWYDGGKRPPIQAEVKLPDWASGVLFVGEKGMILADYGRRLLWPEEKFAGFQPPPETIPPSIGHHREWVEACKTGGTTTCHFGYSGPLTEAALLGMVAFRVGQKINWDPVNLKAINCPEADIWIKKPYREGWSL; the protein is encoded by the coding sequence ATGGCCAGGCTACATCGTCGCCAGTTTCTCAAACGCAGTGCCGCGCTCGCCTCGCTAGCATATTGTGCGCAAATTGTCCCTTCTCGGGGCGAAACCGCTCAATCGAAGCTCAACATTGCTGCGATTGGCGTCGGAGGAAGAGGCCGAGCCAATCTCGACGGTGTGAAGGACGAAAACATTGTCGCGCTGTGCGATGTTGACGCAAACAATTTGGCCGAGGCGGCGAAACTATTTCCTCGGGCCAAGCTGTACCGGGACTTCCGTCGGATGCTCGATGAAATGGGGAACTCGATCGATGCCGTGGTCGTGAGCACTCCCGATCACACACATGCCCCGGCAGCGGCAGCGGCGATGAAGCTTGGCAAACACTGCTACTGCGAAAAGCCGCTTACCCATTGTGTGTATGAAGCCCGGTATCTGGCTGAACTAGCGGCTGAGAAAAAAGTTGTCACGCAAATCGGGACACAGATTCATGCAGGTGACAACTACCGCCGCGTTGTGGAATGGGTGCAGGCGGGAGTCATTGGCCCCATTCAGGAAGTTCATGTTTGGTGTGCCGCGAGTTACAGCGGGGGAGATACGCCGAAAGATACCCCGCCGGTTCCGCCCTATCTCGATTGGGACCTGTGGCTCGGTCCCGCGCCCTACCGGCCGTATCACCCAGCGTACGTACCTTTCCGATGGAGAGGTTGGAAAGATTTTGGGAGCGGAGCCCTGGGAGATTTCTTCTGCCACTATTCAGACCTCGCTTTTTGGGCCCTGGGCCTCAAGTATCCAACTTCCGTGGAGGCTGAAGGTCCCCCGCCTCACCCTGACAGCACACCTCCCTGGCTGATCGTCCGTTATGAATTTCCGGCTCGGGGCGAGCTCCCTCCGGTACGCTTAACTTGGTACGACGGGGGCAAGCGGCCACCCATTCAGGCTGAAGTCAAGCTGCCCGACTGGGCATCCGGCGTGCTGTTCGTGGGAGAAAAAGGGATGATCCTTGCCGACTATGGGCGGCGCCTACTTTGGCCTGAGGAAAAATTCGCCGGTTTTCAGCCACCCCCGGAGACGATTCCTCCCTCGATCGGCCACCACCGCGAATGGGTCGAAGCCTGCAAAACAGGCGGAACAACGACGTGCCATTTTGGATACTCAGGCCCCTTGACCGAAGCTGCTCTCCTGGGAATGGTGGCTTTTCGCGTGGGCCAAAAGATCAATTGGGATCCCGTCAACCTGAAAGCTATCAACTGTCCGGAAGCTGACATCTGGATCAAGAAACCCTATCGCGAAGGTTGGAGCCTATGA